One Kitasatospora sp. MAP12-44 DNA segment encodes these proteins:
- a CDS encoding SMC family ATPase, with translation MRLHQLTVTAFGPFAGREQVDFDALSTGGLFLLRGATGAGKSSVLDAVCYALYGELPGTRKANRMRSDHAEPDRLTEVRLELTLGGRRLEITRIPEQRRPKKRGTGWTLEKAQTLLREWTADAGEGVPGWRAGSRSHQETGEEILRLIGMSREQFCQVVLLPQGDFARFLKADATHRGELLGKLFDTARFGRVEGWLAERRRQQEAAVQAGRRRLRELVSRTGQAAGPGAEPAAEWIPAEGEAGAADGELAAAALGWAAVLRSGAAERLAVAESALAGAEQRQRAAQRALSQAEELAGRQRRHREALGQAAELAKSEEQDAADRQRLTLAQAALGVESALRLRATAADGHRRARAAEQEQRRLLAAVSDLPDAAVAELTAAEAAVREAIGRLKSAADDERRCTELAAEERTEAADRRAAEELAEEAEGWLAGYQAESDALTEQEAAARAAATRTEQLDARRIETQARLEAARRRDALRARAAEAETGQLVLHEAALQAKEYTLELRRRRLDGMAAELAGRLRAGEACRVCGSAAHPAPAVPSGAPVGPQDEERAAGVQQSAERALATARDELTQVQVEAATAAGTAGEEPVAELAEQLTVLTREHRAARQAAEQLTLLLQRRERLEQGQQHYSTQLHHGRERVAARTARLETLAAERQELSQRVAAARGDAPSVAERASGLDRLAGRLGAAAAAGRAAAESADRLAQAEAELTRAARAAGFGTPQEAEAVRLSDERQAQLRHHLERRAAERSAVTGLLADAELVAAAARPPADPAGAQGALRAATERLTLASAAEHSARTRCAELAGLGRQLTGLARELAPLLAEFGQITRLSQLAGGTGGDNRLKMRLESYVLAARLEQVAAAASARLVRMSGGRYTLVHSDERTAGGRRSGLSLLVVDAWTGTERDTATLSGGEGFFASLALALGLADVVTDEAGGMPLDTLFIDEGFGTLDEQALEEVMDVLDGLRERDRAVGIVSHVADLRQRIPAQLLVRKGRHGSTLQLTGPEAG, from the coding sequence ATGAGACTGCACCAGCTGACCGTCACCGCCTTCGGCCCGTTCGCCGGCCGCGAGCAGGTGGACTTCGACGCGCTCTCCACCGGCGGGCTCTTCCTGCTGCGCGGGGCCACCGGCGCCGGCAAGAGCAGCGTGCTCGACGCGGTCTGCTACGCCCTCTACGGCGAGCTGCCCGGCACCCGCAAGGCCAACCGGATGCGCAGCGACCACGCCGAACCGGACCGGCTGACCGAGGTCCGCCTGGAGCTGACCCTGGGCGGCCGCCGCCTGGAGATCACCCGGATCCCCGAGCAGCGGCGCCCCAAGAAGCGCGGCACCGGCTGGACGCTGGAGAAGGCCCAGACGCTGCTGCGCGAGTGGACCGCCGACGCCGGGGAGGGCGTGCCGGGCTGGCGGGCGGGCAGCAGGTCCCACCAGGAGACCGGCGAGGAGATCCTGCGGCTGATCGGGATGAGCCGCGAGCAGTTCTGCCAGGTGGTGCTGCTGCCGCAGGGCGATTTCGCGCGCTTCCTGAAGGCGGACGCCACGCACCGCGGCGAGTTGCTCGGCAAGCTCTTCGACACCGCGCGGTTCGGCCGGGTCGAGGGCTGGCTCGCCGAGCGCCGCCGACAGCAGGAGGCGGCCGTGCAGGCGGGTCGGCGCCGGCTGCGCGAGCTGGTCAGCCGCACCGGGCAGGCCGCCGGTCCGGGTGCCGAGCCGGCCGCCGAGTGGATCCCGGCGGAGGGCGAGGCGGGCGCGGCGGACGGCGAGCTTGCCGCGGCAGCGCTGGGCTGGGCGGCGGTGCTGCGCAGCGGCGCGGCCGAGCGGCTGGCGGTCGCCGAGTCCGCGCTGGCCGGAGCCGAGCAGCGCCAGCGGGCCGCGCAGCGCGCGCTGTCGCAGGCCGAGGAGCTGGCCGGTCGCCAGCGCCGCCACCGTGAGGCGCTCGGCCAGGCGGCCGAGCTGGCGAAGAGCGAGGAGCAGGACGCCGCCGACCGGCAGCGGCTGACGCTGGCGCAGGCGGCCCTCGGCGTGGAGTCCGCGCTGCGGCTGCGGGCGACCGCGGCGGACGGTCACCGCCGGGCCCGGGCGGCAGAGCAGGAGCAGCGCCGCCTGCTGGCGGCTGTCTCAGATCTGCCGGACGCCGCGGTCGCCGAGCTGACCGCCGCCGAGGCGGCCGTCCGGGAGGCGATCGGCCGGCTGAAGTCGGCTGCCGACGACGAGCGCCGCTGCACCGAACTGGCCGCCGAGGAGCGCACCGAGGCCGCCGACCGGCGCGCGGCCGAGGAGCTGGCCGAGGAGGCCGAGGGCTGGCTGGCCGGCTACCAGGCCGAGTCGGACGCGCTCACCGAGCAGGAGGCCGCGGCCCGGGCGGCCGCCACCCGCACCGAGCAGCTGGACGCCCGCCGGATCGAGACGCAGGCGCGCCTTGAGGCCGCCCGCCGGCGTGACGCGCTGCGCGCCCGGGCCGCCGAGGCCGAGACGGGCCAGCTCGTCCTGCACGAAGCGGCGTTGCAGGCCAAGGAGTACACCTTGGAGCTGCGCCGCCGCCGGCTGGACGGGATGGCCGCCGAGCTGGCCGGCCGGCTGCGCGCCGGGGAGGCCTGCCGGGTCTGCGGGTCCGCCGCGCACCCGGCGCCGGCCGTGCCCTCCGGTGCGCCGGTCGGCCCGCAGGACGAGGAGCGGGCGGCCGGTGTCCAGCAGTCCGCCGAGCGCGCGCTGGCCACCGCCCGGGACGAGCTGACGCAGGTGCAGGTGGAGGCGGCCACGGCGGCCGGCACCGCCGGCGAGGAGCCGGTCGCCGAGTTGGCCGAGCAGTTGACCGTGCTGACCCGTGAGCACCGGGCCGCCCGGCAGGCCGCCGAGCAGCTGACCCTGCTGCTGCAGCGCCGCGAGCGGCTGGAGCAGGGGCAGCAGCACTACAGCACCCAGCTGCACCACGGCCGCGAGCGGGTGGCCGCCCGCACCGCGCGCCTGGAGACGCTGGCCGCCGAGCGGCAGGAGCTGTCCCAGCGGGTCGCGGCGGCCCGCGGCGACGCACCGTCGGTGGCCGAACGGGCGTCCGGCCTGGATCGGTTGGCGGGCCGGCTGGGCGCGGCGGCGGCGGCCGGGCGGGCCGCGGCCGAGAGCGCGGACCGGCTCGCGCAGGCCGAGGCGGAGCTGACGCGGGCGGCCCGGGCGGCCGGCTTCGGCACGCCGCAGGAGGCCGAGGCCGTCCGGCTGTCGGACGAGCGGCAGGCGCAGCTGCGCCATCACCTGGAGCGGCGGGCCGCCGAGCGCTCGGCGGTCACCGGTCTGCTGGCCGATGCCGAGCTGGTCGCGGCGGCGGCCCGCCCGCCGGCCGATCCGGCGGGCGCGCAGGGCGCGCTGCGCGCCGCCACCGAGCGGCTGACCCTCGCCTCCGCCGCCGAGCACAGCGCCCGTACGCGCTGTGCCGAGCTGGCCGGCCTCGGTCGGCAGTTGACCGGTCTGGCTCGCGAACTGGCCCCGCTGCTGGCCGAGTTCGGCCAGATCACCCGGCTCTCCCAGCTGGCCGGCGGCACCGGCGGCGACAACCGCCTGAAGATGCGCCTGGAGTCGTATGTGCTGGCGGCCCGGTTGGAGCAGGTCGCGGCGGCGGCCAGCGCCCGGCTGGTGCGGATGTCCGGCGGTCGCTACACCCTGGTGCACAGCGACGAGCGGACGGCCGGCGGCCGGCGTTCGGGCCTGTCGCTGCTGGTGGTGGACGCCTGGACGGGCACCGAGCGGGACACCGCCACGCTCTCCGGCGGCGAGGGCTTCTTCGCCTCGCTGGCCCTGGCACTCGGCCTGGCCGACGTGGTCACCGACGAGGCGGGCGGCATGCCGCTGGACACCCTGTTCATCGACGAGGGCTTCGGGACGCTGGACGAACAGGCGCTGGAGGAGGTGATGGACGTGCTGGACGGCCTGCGCGAGCGCGACCGCGCGGTCGGCATCGTCAGCCATGTCGCGGATCTGCGCCAGCGGATCCCGGCCCAGCTGCTGGTCCGCAAGGGCCGGCACGGCTCAACCCTCCAGCTCACCGGGCCGGAGGCGGGCTGA
- a CDS encoding SGNH/GDSL hydrolase family protein, with the protein MRPVRTLSGAVMALSLAVATIVMASPANAASVNYVALGDSYSSGVGAGSYTSSSGSCERSTNAYSQLWANAHAPSSYTSVACSGAVTSDVLNSQVSALSSATTLVSITIGGNDAGFASTMETCVLEGTSACLSAVNSAEAYAKSTLPGLLDQVYSAIHADAPNAHVVVMGYPELYQIGGNCWFGIGDTSRSAINGAADALDSVIAQHAAKAGFTFGDVRSSFSGHEICNSDPWLNSTTFPIDESYHPTQSGQEYGYLPVFTADAS; encoded by the coding sequence ATGCGTCCCGTCCGCACTCTGTCCGGCGCCGTCATGGCGCTCTCGCTCGCCGTGGCCACCATCGTCATGGCGTCACCCGCCAACGCCGCGTCGGTCAACTACGTAGCGCTGGGAGACTCCTACTCGTCCGGTGTGGGAGCCGGCAGCTACACCAGCAGCAGCGGCAGTTGCGAGCGCAGCACGAACGCCTACTCGCAACTGTGGGCGAACGCGCACGCCCCGTCTTCGTACACCTCCGTCGCCTGCTCGGGCGCGGTGACCAGTGACGTGCTCAACAGCCAGGTCTCCGCCCTGAGCTCCGCCACCACCCTGGTCAGCATCACCATCGGCGGCAACGACGCGGGCTTCGCCAGCACCATGGAGACCTGCGTGCTGGAGGGCACCAGCGCCTGTCTCAGCGCGGTGAACAGCGCGGAGGCCTACGCAAAGAGCACACTGCCCGGGCTGCTCGACCAGGTCTACTCGGCGATCCACGCCGACGCGCCGAACGCGCACGTCGTGGTGATGGGCTACCCGGAGCTCTACCAGATCGGCGGGAACTGCTGGTTCGGCATCGGCGACACCTCGAGAAGCGCCATCAACGGCGCCGCCGACGCGCTGGACTCGGTGATAGCGCAGCACGCCGCCAAGGCCGGCTTCACCTTCGGTGACGTCCGCAGCAGCTTCTCGGGCCACGAGATCTGCAACAGCGACCCCTGGCTGAACAGCACCACGTTCCCCATCGACGAGAGCTACCACCCCACCCAGAGCGGTCAGGAGTACGGCTACCTGCCCGTCTTCACCGCAGACGCCTCCTGA
- a CDS encoding AMP-dependent synthetase/ligase — MHELSTPPLAPPAPGGLADSVYESAEHSPDLLLYSRRSADRGGWTDVSALRFRDEVLALAKGLLARGVRFGDRVALMSRTRYEWTVFDYALWSIGAISVPVYPTAAAEQVRWILAETHAVACVVEHEDHAMTVGAVCDALPHLADIWQLDEGCVARLVEDGRSVPDALVHRQRLAVTAESIATVIYTSGTTGRPKGCLLTHGNFTAEADNVLAGWSGLFNENSSEQASSLLFLPLAHVYGRMVQVAALRGGVRIGHVGDLGSDALLPALASFRPTFLHAVPYVFEKLYAQARHAAEVAGRGELFERAAEVAIRWARANERRALGHGTGPGPGLRARHLAFDRMVYQRIRAALGGRVRNVMCGGSTLSRDLGLFFAGAGMTVYEGYGLTETSAAITANPAGKPKFGTVGRPVPGASLVIAEDGEVWVRGACVFVGYLNHPRCTAEALRDGWFATGDLGSLDQDGYLTIIGRKKELIVTSSGKNLAPAALEERVRIHPLVSQCLVVGDNRPYVAALITLDARALEHWRQTHRRPPQDEWSTLADEELHAEIQRAVAAANTAVSRAESIRAFRLLPRDFTVEQGLLTPSLKLRRKAIEDWYAADIEELYTP; from the coding sequence GTGCACGAGCTGAGCACCCCGCCGCTGGCACCGCCCGCGCCGGGCGGGCTCGCGGACTCGGTGTACGAGAGCGCCGAGCACAGCCCCGACCTGCTGCTGTACTCCAGGCGCAGCGCGGACCGCGGCGGCTGGACCGATGTGAGCGCGCTGCGCTTCCGCGACGAAGTCCTCGCTCTGGCCAAGGGCTTACTCGCCCGCGGCGTGCGCTTCGGCGACCGGGTCGCCCTGATGTCGCGGACCAGGTACGAGTGGACGGTGTTCGACTACGCCCTCTGGTCGATCGGCGCGATCTCGGTACCGGTCTACCCGACCGCCGCCGCCGAGCAGGTCCGCTGGATCCTCGCCGAGACCCATGCGGTGGCCTGCGTGGTCGAGCACGAGGACCACGCGATGACGGTCGGAGCGGTCTGCGACGCTCTGCCGCACCTGGCCGACATCTGGCAACTGGACGAGGGCTGCGTGGCGCGGCTCGTGGAGGACGGCCGATCCGTCCCCGACGCCCTGGTGCACCGCCAGCGCCTGGCGGTCACCGCCGAGTCGATCGCCACCGTCATCTACACCTCCGGGACCACCGGCCGTCCCAAGGGCTGCCTGCTGACGCACGGCAACTTCACCGCCGAGGCGGACAACGTGCTGGCCGGCTGGAGCGGGCTCTTCAACGAGAACAGCAGCGAGCAGGCCAGCTCACTCCTCTTCCTTCCGCTCGCGCACGTCTACGGACGGATGGTGCAGGTCGCCGCGCTGCGCGGCGGGGTGCGGATCGGCCACGTCGGCGACCTCGGCTCGGACGCGCTGCTGCCCGCGCTGGCCTCGTTCCGCCCGACCTTCCTGCACGCCGTCCCCTATGTATTCGAGAAGCTCTACGCGCAGGCCCGGCACGCCGCCGAGGTGGCCGGGCGCGGCGAACTCTTCGAGCGGGCCGCCGAGGTGGCGATCCGCTGGGCGCGGGCCAACGAGCGCCGGGCGCTGGGCCACGGCACCGGGCCCGGGCCGGGGCTGCGGGCCCGCCACCTCGCCTTCGACCGGATGGTCTACCAGCGGATCCGGGCCGCATTGGGAGGCCGGGTGCGCAATGTGATGTGCGGCGGCTCCACGCTCAGCCGCGACCTCGGGCTCTTCTTCGCGGGCGCCGGGATGACCGTCTACGAGGGCTACGGGCTGACCGAGACGTCGGCGGCGATCACCGCCAACCCGGCCGGCAAGCCCAAGTTCGGCACGGTCGGCAGGCCGGTGCCCGGCGCCTCGCTGGTGATCGCCGAGGACGGCGAGGTCTGGGTGCGCGGCGCCTGCGTCTTCGTCGGCTACCTCAACCACCCGCGCTGCACGGCCGAGGCGCTGCGCGACGGCTGGTTCGCCACCGGCGACCTCGGCTCGCTCGACCAGGACGGCTACCTGACCATCATCGGCCGCAAGAAGGAGCTGATCGTCACCAGCAGCGGCAAGAACCTGGCGCCCGCGGCGCTGGAGGAGCGGGTGCGGATCCATCCGCTGGTCTCCCAGTGCCTGGTGGTCGGCGACAACCGGCCGTACGTGGCGGCGCTGATCACCCTGGACGCCAGGGCGCTGGAGCACTGGCGGCAGACGCACCGCCGCCCCCCGCAGGACGAGTGGAGCACGCTGGCCGACGAGGAGCTGCACGCCGAGATCCAGCGTGCGGTGGCCGCCGCCAACACCGCCGTCTCGCGCGCCGAGTCGATCCGCGCCTTTCGCCTGCTGCCAAGGGACTTCACCGTCGAGCAGGGGCTGCTGACCCCCTCGCTGAAGCTGCGCCGCAAGGCCATCGAGGACTGGTACGCGGCGGACATCGAGGAGCTCTACACCCCCTGA
- a CDS encoding exonuclease SbcCD subunit D gives MRLLHTSDWHLGRSFHRENLHDAQRAFLDHLVAVVRERQVEAVLVAGDVYDRALPGLEAVGLFDEVLHRLADLAVPAVFISGNHDSARRLGVGAGLIGRAGIHLRTDPQGCATPVVLRDEHGPVAVYGLPYLEPLLVRERFGLERGGHAAVLGAAMDQVRADLADRPAGTRAVVLAHAFVTGGAPSDSERDIAVGGVAAVPAAVFDGVHYAALGHLHGAQTLAPHLRYSGSPLAYSFSEEFQEKSMWLVDLAADGTVAAERIPCPVPRPLARLRGTLAELLEDETYERHEQSWVQATLTDPGRPADPMERLRRRFPHTLQLLFEPAEEAGDGLPSYAARVRGRSDLEVAMSFVRHVRPGVELDEAERDWLREGFEQVRESDDRNRELPR, from the coding sequence ATGCGACTGCTGCACACCTCGGACTGGCACCTGGGCCGCTCCTTCCACCGGGAGAACCTGCACGACGCCCAGCGCGCCTTCCTCGACCACCTGGTCGCGGTGGTGCGCGAGCGGCAGGTGGAGGCCGTGCTGGTCGCCGGTGACGTCTACGACCGCGCGCTGCCCGGCCTGGAGGCGGTCGGGCTCTTCGACGAGGTGCTGCACCGGCTGGCCGACCTGGCCGTGCCCGCCGTCTTCATCAGCGGCAACCACGACTCGGCCCGCCGCCTCGGCGTCGGCGCGGGCCTGATCGGCCGGGCCGGCATCCATCTGCGCACCGACCCGCAGGGCTGCGCGACCCCGGTCGTCCTGCGCGACGAGCACGGCCCGGTCGCCGTCTACGGGCTGCCGTACCTCGAACCGCTGCTGGTGCGCGAGCGCTTCGGCCTGGAGCGCGGCGGCCACGCGGCCGTGCTCGGCGCGGCGATGGACCAGGTCCGGGCCGATCTGGCCGACCGCCCGGCGGGCACCCGCGCGGTCGTCCTGGCGCACGCATTCGTCACCGGCGGCGCGCCCAGCGACAGCGAGCGCGACATCGCGGTGGGCGGTGTGGCCGCCGTCCCGGCCGCCGTCTTCGACGGGGTGCACTACGCCGCGCTCGGCCATCTGCACGGCGCCCAGACCCTCGCCCCGCACCTGCGCTACAGCGGCTCCCCGCTGGCCTACTCCTTCTCCGAGGAGTTCCAGGAGAAGTCGATGTGGCTGGTCGACCTGGCCGCCGACGGCACGGTGGCCGCCGAGCGGATCCCCTGTCCGGTCCCCCGCCCGCTGGCCCGGTTGCGCGGCACGCTGGCCGAGCTGCTGGAGGACGAGACGTACGAGCGGCACGAGCAGTCCTGGGTGCAGGCCACGCTGACTGACCCGGGCCGCCCGGCCGACCCGATGGAGCGTCTGCGACGGCGCTTCCCGCACACCCTCCAGCTGCTCTTCGAACCGGCCGAGGAGGCCGGCGACGGCCTGCCCTCCTACGCCGCCCGGGTGCGCGGGCGCAGCGACCTGGAGGTCGCGATGAGCTTCGTCCGCCACGTACGCCCGGGCGTCGAACTGGACGAGGCCGAGCGCGACTGGCTGCGCGAGGGGTTCGAGCAGGTCCGGGAGTCCGACGACCGCAACCGGGAGCTGCCCCGATGA
- a CDS encoding RICIN domain-containing protein has protein sequence MTDSRPRLLRLGAVSLSSALLVLGSLTGAAPSATAAAATPTPQLNNGLALTPPMGWNSWNSLGTGVNQQQVIDTIDYMSANGLVAAGYNTVTIDDGWSKSYRSGQSSPFAKTAYGSMQLYDANGNPVSGTDGTGNDPTSGHLTPDPGNFPNQVVNGQTMNGIQYLAWYAHSKGMKFGLYGTDTYTTCQGHPGSLGHESTDAADFVSWGVDYVKYDDCPYGPPITGPDGHNYGTQGEGKELTESMYARVQAFQHALDAASAAQGRPKVVLSVSAQPVHSGIPYLESPTDPARSDSVIAAAGTPQYNAPGYAPTGVWCGQVANLCRIGGDRQSDLSGVLYGAALGTSLQYASNIKPGSWNDMDMMFAGWNDVYGLYGVTDTCTCHKPFTDTESATEISILSMMAAPLISGADLRTAAASQHTSNGTTWSTGLSSTSLAIYKNAGVIAVDQDALAKPATLVGSAPNSSTAPVVLKRQLSNGDTAVLLINQDPANTQTISTSLSALGLNGSSYAYQDLWSQATGTFTGAISASVAPHGVAMYRISGATTNRTPAIVGDGKYHSLSNGGPSGNVLEVAGTCSAPASGGADINTWWSTHTSEQWTFTANGDGTSHLTDNCATGTQVHGTLTATGGAGSPVSVLNAYDPNNAYQQWVVTQNTGTGALTITNKATGDVLDTASGAAGAAAVVNPGSTSSTQSWLAVS, from the coding sequence TTGACCGATTCGCGGCCGCGGCTGCTACGCCTGGGAGCGGTCTCACTCTCCTCGGCCCTGCTGGTGCTCGGTTCGCTGACCGGCGCGGCCCCCAGCGCCACCGCCGCCGCGGCCACCCCCACGCCGCAGCTGAACAACGGTCTCGCCCTGACGCCGCCGATGGGCTGGAACTCCTGGAACTCGCTCGGGACAGGGGTCAACCAGCAGCAGGTGATCGACACCATCGACTACATGTCCGCCAACGGCCTGGTGGCGGCCGGCTACAACACGGTGACGATCGACGACGGCTGGTCCAAGAGCTACCGCAGTGGGCAGAGCAGCCCCTTCGCCAAGACCGCCTACGGCTCGATGCAGCTCTACGACGCCAACGGCAACCCCGTCAGCGGCACGGACGGCACCGGCAACGACCCCACCAGCGGCCACCTGACCCCGGACCCGGGCAACTTCCCGAACCAGGTCGTCAACGGGCAGACCATGAACGGCATCCAGTACCTGGCCTGGTACGCCCACAGCAAGGGCATGAAGTTCGGCCTCTACGGCACCGACACCTACACCACCTGCCAGGGCCACCCCGGCAGCCTGGGCCACGAGAGCACCGACGCCGCCGACTTCGTCTCCTGGGGCGTCGACTACGTCAAGTACGACGACTGCCCGTACGGGCCGCCGATCACCGGCCCGGACGGGCACAACTACGGGACCCAGGGCGAGGGCAAGGAGCTCACCGAGTCCATGTACGCCCGGGTCCAGGCCTTCCAGCACGCGCTGGACGCCGCCTCGGCCGCCCAGGGCCGCCCAAAGGTGGTGCTGAGCGTCTCCGCCCAGCCGGTGCACTCCGGCATCCCGTACCTGGAGAGCCCGACCGACCCGGCACGCTCGGACTCGGTGATCGCCGCGGCCGGCACCCCGCAGTACAACGCCCCCGGCTACGCGCCCACCGGCGTCTGGTGCGGCCAGGTCGCCAACCTCTGCCGGATCGGCGGCGACCGCCAGAGCGACCTGAGCGGAGTGCTGTACGGCGCCGCGCTGGGCACCTCGCTGCAGTACGCGTCGAACATCAAGCCCGGTAGCTGGAACGACATGGACATGATGTTCGCCGGTTGGAACGACGTCTACGGCCTCTACGGCGTCACCGACACCTGCACCTGCCACAAGCCGTTCACCGACACCGAGTCGGCCACCGAGATCTCCATCCTCTCGATGATGGCCGCGCCGCTGATCTCCGGCGCGGACCTGCGCACCGCCGCCGCCTCCCAGCACACCTCGAACGGCACCACCTGGTCGACCGGCCTCAGCAGCACCTCGCTGGCCATCTACAAGAACGCCGGCGTGATCGCCGTCGACCAGGACGCGCTGGCCAAGCCGGCCACCCTGGTCGGCTCGGCGCCGAACTCCTCCACCGCCCCGGTCGTCCTCAAGCGCCAGCTCTCCAACGGCGACACCGCCGTACTGCTGATCAACCAGGACCCGGCCAACACCCAGACGATCAGTACCAGCCTCAGCGCGCTGGGCCTGAACGGCAGCAGCTACGCCTACCAGGACCTCTGGTCGCAGGCCACCGGCACCTTCACCGGCGCCATCAGCGCCTCCGTCGCCCCGCACGGCGTGGCGATGTACCGGATCAGTGGCGCCACCACCAACCGCACCCCCGCGATCGTCGGCGACGGCAAGTACCACAGCCTCTCCAACGGCGGCCCGAGCGGCAACGTCCTGGAGGTGGCCGGCACCTGCAGCGCCCCCGCGAGCGGCGGCGCCGACATCAACACCTGGTGGTCGACCCACACCTCCGAGCAGTGGACCTTCACGGCCAACGGTGACGGCACCAGCCACCTCACCGACAACTGCGCCACCGGCACCCAGGTCCACGGCACCCTCACCGCCACCGGCGGCGCGGGCTCCCCGGTCAGCGTGCTCAACGCCTACGACCCGAACAACGCCTACCAGCAGTGGGTGGTCACCCAGAACACCGGTACCGGCGCCCTGACGATCACCAACAAGGCCACCGGTGACGTGCTCGACACGGCGAGCGGCGCGGCGGGAGCCGCCGCCGTGGTGAACCCGGGCAGTACCAGCAGCACGCAGAGCTGGCTCGCCGTCAGCTGA
- a CDS encoding YjbQ family protein — protein MAETFHSQTFEIITGDQEVALDITDRCTAFLDDIASGRDGLLNVFVPHATAGVAVLETGAGSDDDLLAVLRDLLPADDRWRHRHGSPGHGRDHVLPGLVAPHATLPVIGGRVALGVWQSVVLIDTNRDNPRRTVRLSFLG, from the coding sequence ATGGCCGAGACCTTCCACTCCCAGACCTTCGAGATCATCACCGGCGACCAGGAGGTCGCCCTGGACATCACCGATCGCTGCACGGCCTTCCTCGACGACATCGCGTCCGGGCGGGACGGGCTGCTCAATGTCTTCGTCCCGCACGCCACCGCCGGTGTGGCGGTGCTGGAGACGGGTGCCGGCAGTGATGACGACCTGCTCGCGGTGCTGCGCGACCTGCTGCCCGCCGACGACCGCTGGCGCCACCGGCACGGCAGCCCGGGCCACGGCCGCGACCATGTGCTGCCCGGCCTGGTCGCCCCGCATGCCACCCTGCCGGTGATCGGCGGGCGAGTGGCGTTGGGCGTCTGGCAGTCGGTGGTGCTGATCGACACCAACCGGGACAATCCGCGTCGGACCGTGCGGCTGTCGTTCCTGGGCTGA